One window of Zalophus californianus isolate mZalCal1 chromosome 3, mZalCal1.pri.v2, whole genome shotgun sequence genomic DNA carries:
- the ABCB6 gene encoding ATP-binding cassette sub-family B member 6, mitochondrial isoform X4 — protein MVIVGNYCEAEGPLGPAWVKGGLSPCFFFTLMSSTLMALGALALVLALARKRRERPAGPHELSWSAGPLVAPYVLQLILATLQVALPLAGLVGRVGTAGGAPLPGYLLLASILGTLASACGLGLLVVEHNQAWQKLAMGIWIEFRHSSGLLLLWTVAFTAENLALVSWNSPQWWWARADLGQQVQFSLWVLRYVVSGGLFILGLWGPGLRPQSYALKVNEEDQDVERSEVQSTEAPPRSTWQDLGRKLRLLSGYLWPRGNPVLQLVVLICLGLMGLERGLNVLVPIFYRDIVNLLTEKAPWSTLAWTVTTYVILKFLQGGGTGSTGFVSNLRTFLWIRVQQFTSRRVELRLFSHLHELSLRWHLGRRTGEVLRIVDRGTSSVTGLLSYLVFNVLPTLADITIGIVYFSMFFNAWFGLIVFLCMSLYLIVTIVVTEWRTKFRRAMNTQENATRARAVDSLLNFETVKYHNAEGYEVDRYREAILKYQHLEWKSTASLVLLNQIQNLVIGLGLLAGSLLCAYFVSKQKLQVGDFVLFGTYIIQLYMPLNWFGTYYRMIQTNFIDMENMFDLLKEKPEVKDLPGAGPLHFQRGQIEFENVHFSYTSGRETLQGVSFTVMPGQTLALVGPSGAGKSTVLRLLFRFYDISSGCIRIDGQDISQVTQISLRSHIGVVPQDTVLFNDTIADNIRYGRLTAGDEEVVAAAQAAGIHEAIMTFPEGRRAIFTGYETQVGERGLKLSGGEKQRVAIARAILKAPDIILLDEALNCGGRGPDPRL, from the exons ATGGTGATTGTGGGCAACTACTGCGAGGCCGAGGGGCCCTTGGGGCCGGCCTGGGTGAAGGGGGGCCTGAGTCCCTGCTTCTTCTTCACGCTTATGTCCTCGACACTGATGGCCCTGGGGGCTCTGGCCTTGGTGCTAGCCCTTGCCCGCAAGCGCCGGGAGCGGCCAGCTGGCCCCCACGAGCTGTCCTGGAGTGCCGGCCCTCTCGTCGCTCCCTATGTGCTGCAGCTGATTTTGGCCACACTTCAGGTGGCGCTGCCCCTAGCCGGCCTGGTTGGCCGGGTGGGCACTGCTGGGGGCGCCCCGCTGCCAGGCTACCTACTGCTGGCTTCCATACTGGGGACTCTGGCCAGCGCCTGTGGCCTGGGGCTGCTCGTGGTGGAACATAACCAGGCCTGGCAGAAGCTAGCAATGGGCATCTGGATCGAGTTCAGGCACAGCTCgggtctcctgctcctctggaCTGTGGCATTTACAGCTGAGAACTTGGCCCTTGTGTCTTGGAACAGCCCACAGTGGTGGTGGGCACGGGCAGACTTGGGCCAGCAG GTTCAGTTTAGCCTGTGGGTGCTGCGGTATGTGGTCTCTGGAGGGCTTTTTATCCTGGGACTCTGGGGCCCTGGACTTCGTCCCCAGTCCTATGCCTTGAAGGTTAATGAAGAGGATCAAGACGTAGAGAGGAGCGAG GTTCAGTCAACAGAGGCACCACCAAGATCTACATGGCAAGACCTTGGCAGGAAGCTCCGCCTACTGAGTGGCTACCTGTGGCCTCGAGGGAATCCAGTTCTGCAGCTTGTCGTGCTCATCTGCCTGGGGCTCATGGGGTTGGAACGGGGACTGAACGTGTTGGTCCCCATCTTCTATAGGGACATAG TGAACTTGCTGACTGAGAAAGCACCGTGGAGCACCCTGGCCTGGACCGTCACCACCTATGTCATCCTCAAGTTCCTCCAGGGGGGTGGCACTGGCAGTACAG GTTTTGTGAGCAACCTGCGCACATTCCTGTGGATCCGGGTACAGCAGTTCACATCGCGGCGGGTGGAGCTGCGCCTCTTCTCCCACCTGCATGAGCTCTCCCTGCGCTGGCACCTGGGACGCCGTACCGGGGAGGTGCTACGGATTGTGGACCGGGGCACGTCCAGTGTCACAGGGTTGCTCAG TTACCTGGTGTTCAACGTGCTCCCCACGCTGGCTGACATCACCATCGGCATCGTCTACTTCAGCATGTTCTTCAACGCCTGGTTTGGCCTCATTGTGTTCCTCTGCATGAGTCTTTACCTCA TTGTGACCATTGTGGTCACTGAGTGGAGAACGAAGTTTCGACGTGCTATGAACACACAGGAGAATGCTACCCGGGCCCGAGCTGTGGACTCTCTGCTAAACTTTGAGACG GTGAAGTATCACAACGCGGAAGGTTACGAAGTGGACCGCTATCGAGAGGCCATCCTCAAATATCAG caTTTGGAGTGGAAGTCAACGGCTTCACTGGTTTTACTAAATCAGATCCAGAACCTGGTGATTGGactcgggctccttgctggctccctgctttgtgcATACTTTGTCAGCAAGCAGAAGCTACAG GTCGGGGACTTCGTGCTCTTTGGCACCTACATCATCCAGCTCTACATGCCTCTCAACTGGTTTGGCACCTACTACAG GATGATCCAGACAAACTTCATCGACATGGAGAACATGTTCGACCTGCTGAAAGAGAAGCCGGAA GTGAAGGACCTCCCTGGAGCAGGGCCCCTGCACTTCCAGAGGGGCCAGATTGAGTTTGAGAATGTGCATTTCAGCTATACCAGTGG GCGAGAAACGCTGCAAGGTGTGTCCTTCACCGTCATGCCTGGACAGACACTGGCCCTG GTGGGCCCATCTGGAGCAGGGAAGAGCACAGTGTTGCGCTTGCTGTTTCGCTTCTATGACATCAGCTCCGGCTGCATCCGAATAGATGGGCAGGACATCTCACAG GTGACCCAGATCTCCCTCCGGTCTCACATTGGAGTCGTGCCCCAGGACACCGTCCTCTTCAATGACACGATCGCTGACAACATCCGCTATGGCCGCCTGACAGCCGGGGACGAGGAGGTGGTAGCTGCTGCCCAGGCTGCGGGCATCCATGAGGCCATTATGACTTTCCCTGAAG GGAGGCGGGCAATATTCACAGGATACGAGACGCAGGTGGGCGAGCGGGGACTCAAGCTGAGTGGTGGGGAGAAGCAGCGTGTGGCCATTGCTCGTGCCATTCTCAAGGCTCCAGACATCATTCTGCTGGATGAG GCTCTCAACTGTGGTGGACGCGGACCAGATCCTCGTCTTTAA